GCGGGATCACGCGGACGTTGCGGTCTTCATCGATGAGGTAGTGGCTGATACTGAGCTGGTTGGACTCGCGGTGGATCATCCGGTTGGCGGGTGTGCCGCCGACGGACTCGGGCCGGATGATCTGCTCAAGCCCGGGCGTGATCTCGTAGAGCTTGTCGTCCGAGCCCATCGGGAAGTGCGGCGAATACGTCACGACCCAAAGTCGACCCGCGTAGGGCACGACCGCGCCGGTGCCGCACTCGCCCTGGCTGTTGTACATCGCCAGGTGCGGGTAGATGCCGGCGATAGAGAAGTGGTCATCGATGGCAAGATCGACCTCGGCCGGGGACTGCGCGCAAACGATTATCGACAGCAGACAGGTAAAAGTGAGGGCGGTTGCTCGGGACATGACGGGGTCTCGGATTGATGAACGTGGTGGGTTGTGTTTTTTGGGAGCCACAACAATCATACGACTTCGACAAACACTGGACCGGCTCAAGCCGGCCGGTGCTGAAGGAGGATCGTCTCTACAAGACTACCACCAGACGCGGTAGCCGAGGTTGTCCTGCCAACGCATCTCCATTTCGTTCTCGGGATGCCACTCGGTGTGGCCGTCGATGTAGCTGACGTTGCCGCCGCCGCCTTTACCGTTGATGGTGTTGGTGCCGGGGTCCGCGGTACCGTTGACGTGGTTGCCGCCGGGGCCAAAGACGTGGGTCGGGTCGCTGCGGGAGAGGTCCATCCAGACGACGTCGTAGAAGGTGATGTCGTCGAGGGTCTGGTGCATGGTCGCCTCGCCGGCGTCCGGCTGGGTGCCCCAGACGCCGGAGCCGCTGTTCTGATGCGACAGCCGTTCATCGCCGGTGAAGTTGGCGTAGCCCCAGACGGTGTTGCTGGCGTCCCAGTCCCAGAGGGCGTCGTCGTTCCACGCATCGTTGGATGGGCAGTAGCAGTAGTCGCGGGTCAGGCCGTACTCATCGAGCATGGTGTCGCGGGCCTGGGCGTGGAACCAGTAGGGCGCGTAGTGGGCGGCGGTGGTGCCAGCGAGTACGAGTGCCGCAGTTGTGAAACCAGTCGCCATCTTCATCTTGAGTCCTCCAAAAGGGAGTGTGTCCGGCGCGAGCTGATCGGGCCGAAGGTGTTAGTCCGCGTCAACCGTAGACGGGGAGAGTTCGATCACCGGGTCGCCGATCACGGCCCAGTCGTAGTCGTAGTGCCCGTCGCCATCGCCCAGATCGGGCCCAGGTACCGCCGATCGGTCGGTCGCAGGAAGTCCGGGGCATGGCCCGCCGAGTCGATCTGCCCGAGGAATGAATCGTCGGCCGCGACAAACACGCTATCGATGAGAGACGACCACGCCACGGGCCGGTATCGCGGGCGTGGGATCGGCGACAGCTCAAGGGGATGGGCGAACGCATGCGCCCTGCGCTCAGGCGGTGCTCTCCACGACGTAGACCCGTCCCGCCTGACCACGACGCGGCGTCGTCGTCCCACCGGGCATCGAGCGTGCGAACCAGTGTCGCCAGCACAGGTGCGGACCCGAAAGCCCGGGCCTCCGGCGTGCGATCGGGGGCAACTTGCGCACTGGGGCGGGGCATCGGTGCCGCAGGCGGATTGAGCTGGACCACCAGCAACGCCGCCAGCGCGATCGCCGCCGCGAGCCCCAGCCAGGCCACCACCTTGGGGATCACCACCACCCGACGCGGAGAATCGGGCTCATGACGGTCCAGCCGATACCGGCGCAGCCGGGCCTCCTCGGCCTGCTGCGCCGCGAGCCGGGCGTTCGCATCCGCCTCGATCTCACGCTGCCGGCGCGAAGCGAGCGCCTGGTCTACCACCTGCTCCCAGACCGACATCTCGTTCTGGGTCGAGGCGTTGTCCCCCTCGGCTTGGGCCAATTCCGCATCAAAATAGTCCGAAGACTGCCGGAGCCCCGAAAGCTGCCACGTCAATCCCGCCTGGAGCTGCAGGTCGGCGAGGTAGTCCTCAAACGCATCGGGATCCCCGAGCAGAAGCTCGATCAGTTCTTCCAACTCGAAATCCGTCAACGTCCCGGCCTCGGCTTGCATCTGAAGCACACGCAATCGCTCGCGGTCACCCTTCATGCCGACCCACACCGACAACAAAGACGGGACGATCGAGGCCCAGCGCCGCGAGATCGCCGAACTGAAGCGCCGCATGGGCCAAACCGAGGACCGTTTGCCGTAATTCTGCCGCAATACCGGCTTATTTAGATCGACTCCAAAAAGATAACCCCGCGTAAACTACTGTTTACGCGGGGCTTATGCTCATGCACCCGGCAGGATTCGAACCTGCGACCCCTGGTTCCGGAAACCAGTGCTCTATCCAACTGAGCTACGAGTGCGCGAAGAAGGCGTGGCGCGAGCGGTAGGATAGCATGGCCACCCCGCCGCCGCACCGAGCAGATCATGGCTGTGGCACGGGCTCATTGTCGCCCGCGAGTTCCGTCAACGCGACCGGGGTAAACACGATCCGTCGATACCCGTCCGCCTCGAACAAGCAGCCGATCGTGTCGGCGTCGAGCGCGACCATGTCGCTGTATGCGGCAGCCGCTTCGTAGAGTACGGGGCCGTCGCGCCAAGTCGCACCGTCATCCGCACTGACCCGCAGGTGCATCCGCCGACGCGCATCCCACACGCCCGGCGCGCTGAACACGAGCAGACGACCGGCCTCGGTATCAACTCCCAGCAGCGACGCCTGACACACCGGCGCGACCAGCGCCTCCTCAGGCGCATAAGGCGAAACGAACGACGCCCCGCCGTCTTCACTGACGGTCACGCCCCGTGTCGCGCGGCTGGTGCCGCCCTGGTCCCGCGTGTTGAAGAGCAGCCGACCATCCGACAACTCAACGACCGTCGACTCGTTGGGGTTGAATTCGTTCTCGCCGATGTGCGTGTTGTCGACCGCACCGATGCGCCAGGTCGCGCCGCCGTCATCACTCAGGAGTGCGTGCGCGCCAAGGTAGTCGTTGCCCCCCCCGCCGGCCTGTGAAAAATTGGCGGGAACGACGAGTCGACCGGCGTGTTCGCCGCGCTGGAGCTGGATCGCGTGGCACGGGCCTGTCGCGTACCACCGCCAGTCGGCGCGGTCGCACGTCTCGGCCAGCGAAACCACTTCGCCCCACGTTTCGCCGTGGTCCGACGACCGCACGGCACAAGGCACGCGCCCGCCGCCCCGGCTGTTGCGGATGTCCGCCTCGTGCGACCCAGCCTCCTCCAACACCGCGAGCAGCAACACGTCCCCGCTGGCCGCATCGACCACAGGCGCGGGGTTCGCGAACCCGCCATCGCCGAAGTCGCCGACGACCTGCAAGTCGCCCCATGTCGCGCCGCCGTTCGTCGAGCGCTTCATCACCATGTCGATATCCCCCGCGTCGCCCGAGCCGTGGACCCGGCCCTCCGCGAACGCGAGCAGGTCGCCGTTCGCCGCCATCACGACCGCCGGGATCCGGTACGTGTGGTAGCCGTCTTCACCCGCAACGAAAACATCCACCAGCACACGCGGCTCGGACTCAGCCATGACGCTCAAACAACACAAACACGTGACTATCACGCAACACACAATGACCGCGCAGCGCCAACTCAAGCGCATGAAACCGTACCGCATCGAAATCACTCCTACAGAACGCAAACTACGGCAGCTCACGCACCGTCAGTGCGCTACCCCGATTCGATTCGACTTCGACCTCGACCCGCACGCCCTGGCCCGGCACCTCGCCGGTCGCGAGGAACGCCATCTCAAACTCATTCTCGTGCCGGGTCTGGTGGGACGTCGGATCGATCGGCAGCATCCCGCCGGCCTCCAACTCAATGTACGACTCCTTGATCTCCATCCACTCCGGGAACCCATCGGTCGGGAAGGCAAACCCCTCGGTCCGCAGCGACATCTCGATCACCGCCATCGGGATCCCGAAATCGTTGTTCTCATTGACCCCGACAAAGTGGACCTCGCTCTCGATCTGGTCGGGGTCCAGCGTCAATTCGCCGTCTTCGATCGCCTGCTGAACCATGTAGTCGTGGTTCATCTCCCAGCGATCGCCGGGCGATTTAGAGCCGTCGAGGTTCATCATCTCATCGCTCTGCCCACCATCACCGTGGTCATCGAGAAAATCGTCAAGCAAGGTATCCAGCAGCTCGGCCAAGTCGCCTTCGATCGCGTCGCCGTTCTCGTAGCGGAACGTGGCTTCGCCGCCCTCGACCCCGCCGATGATGCGACGGTCCTGCTGGAGTTCGATACCTTCATCATTGATCTCGATGTCGTACTCGCCGACGGTCAGCGCAAACTGACTCACGCCACCTGCGTCATTGACCACGAGGACCTCGAGGGTCCCCGCCATGTTGACTTCGGAGACGCTCGACTGTTCCTCGGTCGTCTCGCCATTAACTCGCTGGTGTACCTCTTCGTTGATGTAGGCCTCGCCGGAAACCGCGTAGCGCGCGCCGACCTCGTGCGGGCGGTCAAAGACCAGATCGTAGTCTTCCGCCTGCGTCAGCGTCGGCAGCGCGAGCGAAATCAGTAAGGCGGCAGCAGGCAGTAAAGTGCGGGGGGCTATCGACATCGCAATCTCCTGATTGTGGGTAAAAATCCGAGAACTGGCTCCGAACAGCGTACCACAGCACGGGCCGTGGGCCTAGGGGGTACCCATCGGGTGACAGGGTGGATTGCGAATCGCGTCTATCACTTAGACCGCATGCACTCGGTGATCAGTGCGGTCCAGCCGGTCTGATGGCTCGCCCCAAGCCCCCGGCCGGTCTCGGCGTGGAAATACTCGTGAAACAGGACCAATCCGTCAAAGCCCGGGACGCCGGCCAGGCGGTTCTCGTCGCCGTGGCAGGGACGCTCGCCTCCGCCGTCGCAGACGAACAGCCGGGCGAGCCGGCGTTTGATCTCGGCCGCCGCCTCGCCGAGTGTGACGTAGTGGCCCGAGCCCGTGGGGCACTCGACCTTGAAGCGTTCGCCGTAGAAGTAGTCATATCGCTGGAGCGCTTCGATGAGCAGAAACGTCGTCGGGAACCAGATCGGTCCACGCCAATTCGAGTTGCCCCCGAACATGGCCGTGTCCGATTCACCGGGCTGGTACGCAACTGTGTGTGTCTGCCCGCGCAGCTCAAGCCTGAAGGGCTGACGCTCGTGGACTTTCGACATCGAACGAACACCAAAAGGCGACAGGAACTCGTCCTCATCAAGCAAGTACTTGACGACATTCTCGATCTTCTCCCGCGACGGGATCGCCAGCAATAGCATGTCGGCACGCCCCTGCTCGGCCGTCATATACGAGATCGCATTCGCAAGGTCCTTCCGGTTGTTCAGGAACCAATCCATGCGTCGCTTGAATCCGGTGAGTTTCTCAACACGTTTCTGATCAATAACCTCGACCGCGATGAGTGGGAGCAGGCCAACCAAAGACCGGACGCGCATCTCGGTGCTCG
The sequence above is a segment of the Phycisphaeraceae bacterium D3-23 genome. Coding sequences within it:
- a CDS encoding sialidase family protein, which encodes MAESEPRVLVDVFVAGEDGYHTYRIPAVVMAANGDLLAFAEGRVHGSGDAGDIDMVMKRSTNGGATWGDLQVVGDFGDGGFANPAPVVDAASGDVLLLAVLEEAGSHEADIRNSRGGGRVPCAVRSSDHGETWGEVVSLAETCDRADWRWYATGPCHAIQLQRGEHAGRLVVPANFSQAGGGGNDYLGAHALLSDDGGATWRIGAVDNTHIGENEFNPNESTVVELSDGRLLFNTRDQGGTSRATRGVTVSEDGGASFVSPYAPEEALVAPVCQASLLGVDTEAGRLLVFSAPGVWDARRRMHLRVSADDGATWRDGPVLYEAAAAYSDMVALDADTIGCLFEADGYRRIVFTPVALTELAGDNEPVPQP